The Brevibacillus brevis genome contains a region encoding:
- a CDS encoding manganese efflux pump MntP, with amino-acid sequence MDQVLFQWGQFLTLLIIAFALSMDAFSLGIGVGMVGIRLREIVKVSITIGLFHIMMPIIGIVVGAYLSDLVGDIAVFIGGGVLMIIGLHMLWNGFVQGDQKSVLKTKGFGLMLFALSVSLDAFTVGFSFGLIEVNRILAISLFGIMGATMSYFGLLLGRSVGGWLGDYSELVGGLILFGFGLKFMI; translated from the coding sequence TTGGACCAGGTGTTATTCCAATGGGGGCAATTTTTGACGTTGCTCATTATTGCTTTCGCCTTAAGTATGGATGCCTTTTCGTTGGGAATTGGCGTAGGAATGGTCGGGATTCGGTTACGAGAGATTGTCAAAGTAAGTATCACCATCGGACTGTTTCACATTATGATGCCGATCATTGGGATTGTCGTTGGAGCATACTTGTCCGATTTGGTTGGAGATATAGCCGTGTTTATTGGCGGCGGTGTCCTGATGATCATTGGCTTGCATATGCTATGGAATGGCTTCGTCCAAGGGGATCAAAAAAGTGTGTTGAAGACAAAAGGGTTCGGACTTATGCTCTTCGCATTAAGTGTCAGCCTGGATGCTTTCACCGTCGGCTTCTCGTTCGGCTTGATCGAGGTCAATCGAATTTTGGCCATCTCCCTTTTTGGAATCATGGGTGCCACCATGTCTTACTTCGGTTTATTGTTAGGCAGGAGTGTGGGAGGGTGGCTTGGGGATTATAGCGAATTAGTAGGTGGACTTATTTTGTTTGGTTTTGGGTTAAAATTTATGATATAA
- a CDS encoding low molecular weight protein arginine phosphatase has product MKRILFVCTGNTCRSPMAEAMFRAKTDGQGLEIRSAGVAAFAGQDASLHAKQVLDERGIAHDHKASKVDEGLIEWSDVILTMTHGHKRAILTYFPSAAEKVHTLQEFVGIEGFSDIADPYGGSLMDYRRCAEEIEESLERLSMMFKDPGLRKSVDE; this is encoded by the coding sequence GTGAAACGGATACTATTCGTCTGTACGGGAAATACGTGCCGAAGCCCGATGGCAGAAGCGATGTTCCGTGCGAAGACAGACGGACAGGGACTTGAGATACGCTCAGCTGGAGTGGCGGCATTTGCCGGTCAGGATGCCTCCTTGCACGCCAAACAAGTATTAGATGAGCGAGGAATTGCCCACGATCATAAGGCCAGCAAGGTAGACGAAGGGTTGATTGAATGGTCTGATGTCATTTTGACGATGACGCACGGTCATAAGCGCGCGATCTTGACGTATTTCCCCTCAGCGGCTGAAAAGGTTCATACCCTGCAGGAGTTCGTTGGGATAGAAGGCTTTAGTGATATTGCCGATCCATATGGGGGATCACTGATGGATTATCGCAGGTGTGCCGAAGAAATCGAAGAGTCACTGGAAAGGCTCTCCATGATGTTTAAGGACCCAGGTCTTCGTAAATCAGTGGATGAATAA
- a CDS encoding L-threonylcarbamoyladenylate synthase produces the protein MEMNFVTKVWSVDNDVENQHSCAQIVDAARFLREGAVVAFPTETVYGLGANALSDEAVEKIFTAKGRPSDNPLIVHIGAWDQLSTVASEVPEKGKKLMEAFWPGPLTVILPKTDQVASLVTAGLDSVGVRMPDHPIALALIKEAGVPIAAPSANRSGRPSPTTAAHVLADLDGRVAGVVDGGATGVGVESTVIDVTQDPPMILRPGGITREQMEPVIGYVELDPSFQVGAAEAPRSPGMKYTHYAPEGEMWLVSGESEKVRVKMEDMLQQAKQHGQKTGVLAKEETAPFWQSHAAADVVLVVGSQADLEVVAQQLYAVLREFDDQEVQYIVGETFPRNGLGMAVMNRLEKAAGGRVLSV, from the coding sequence ATGGAAATGAATTTTGTGACAAAAGTCTGGTCTGTGGATAACGATGTGGAAAATCAGCATAGTTGTGCACAGATTGTGGATGCAGCCCGTTTTCTTCGAGAAGGGGCAGTTGTCGCGTTTCCCACGGAGACGGTTTACGGCTTGGGAGCGAATGCATTATCAGATGAAGCAGTGGAAAAAATATTTACAGCAAAAGGCAGACCCAGCGATAATCCGCTGATTGTACATATTGGAGCGTGGGACCAGTTGTCCACGGTAGCAAGTGAGGTTCCGGAGAAAGGGAAAAAGCTGATGGAGGCGTTTTGGCCTGGACCCTTGACGGTGATTTTGCCAAAAACGGATCAGGTAGCTTCGCTGGTAACGGCAGGACTGGATTCAGTCGGGGTTCGCATGCCTGATCATCCGATTGCCTTGGCGCTGATAAAGGAAGCGGGAGTACCGATTGCAGCTCCGAGCGCCAATCGCTCTGGACGTCCGAGTCCAACGACAGCGGCGCATGTATTGGCTGATTTGGATGGACGCGTAGCAGGTGTGGTCGATGGTGGGGCAACAGGTGTTGGGGTAGAGTCTACTGTCATTGATGTGACGCAGGACCCGCCTATGATTCTGCGGCCAGGGGGCATCACACGGGAGCAAATGGAACCAGTGATTGGCTATGTGGAACTCGACCCTTCTTTTCAAGTGGGAGCAGCCGAGGCACCGCGCTCTCCAGGGATGAAATATACGCATTACGCTCCTGAAGGGGAAATGTGGCTAGTGTCAGGAGAGAGTGAAAAAGTTCGGGTGAAAATGGAAGACATGCTGCAACAGGCGAAGCAGCACGGTCAAAAAACGGGTGTGCTCGCAAAGGAAGAAACAGCTCCGTTTTGGCAAAGCCACGCGGCGGCAGATGTCGTTCTGGTGGTCGGATCACAAGCGGATCTGGAAGTGGTTGCCCAACAGCTTTATGCTGTGCTGCGGGAATTCGACGACCAAGAAGTGCAGTATATTGTTGGTGAGACTTTCCCGCGAAACGGGTTGGGTATGGCTGTGATGAATCGCTTGGAAAAGGCTGCTGGAGGCCGTGTCTTGTCCGTGTAA
- a CDS encoding TIGR01440 family protein: MDLSAIEKQISDIVAEVADMAELAAGQLMVIGCSTSEVLGEHIGKAGSQDVAKALYRGIQSVVEKRGFAVAFQCCEHLNRALVVERDVALRYGLEEVSVVPVPTAGGSMAAHAFTQFTDAALVEQIRAHAGIDIGHTLIGMHLKHVAVPVRPTLRLIGQAHVTAARTRPKLIGGPRAVYEKTLPNESCT, translated from the coding sequence GTGGATTTATCCGCTATCGAAAAACAAATCAGTGACATTGTCGCAGAAGTAGCCGATATGGCAGAGCTTGCAGCCGGACAACTCATGGTGATTGGATGCAGTACCAGCGAGGTGCTCGGGGAGCATATCGGAAAAGCTGGCAGCCAAGATGTAGCAAAAGCTCTGTATCGTGGAATCCAATCTGTTGTAGAGAAACGCGGCTTTGCTGTTGCCTTTCAATGTTGTGAACATTTGAACAGGGCTCTGGTCGTCGAGCGCGATGTGGCATTGCGATACGGACTGGAAGAGGTTTCGGTTGTTCCCGTTCCGACTGCTGGAGGCTCTATGGCTGCGCATGCATTTACACAGTTCACGGATGCAGCCCTTGTGGAGCAAATTCGCGCGCATGCAGGCATAGACATCGGCCATACGCTTATCGGCATGCATCTAAAGCATGTGGCAGTACCGGTTCGTCCGACATTGCGTCTCATTGGACAAGCACATGTTACGGCAGCGCGCACACGTCCCAAGCTGATTGGCGGACCGCGCGCCGTGTATGAGAAGACACTACCGAATGAAAGCTGCACGTAA
- the rpiB gene encoding ribose 5-phosphate isomerase B produces MKVALAADHGGYKLKEEIKTLLASMNIQTEDFGCTCEESVDYPDYALPVAEKVAAGEFDRGILVCGTGIGMSIAANKVPGIRCALVHDTFSARATREHNNTNVLAMGERVIGPGLALDIVKIWLETEFQGGRHERRVEKISQIEAKHAGVK; encoded by the coding sequence ATGAAAGTAGCACTTGCTGCTGATCACGGTGGATACAAGCTAAAAGAGGAGATCAAGACTCTGCTGGCCTCCATGAACATCCAGACGGAAGACTTCGGCTGCACCTGCGAGGAATCGGTTGATTATCCCGATTATGCTTTGCCAGTAGCAGAAAAGGTGGCAGCGGGGGAGTTTGATCGAGGCATTCTCGTTTGCGGAACAGGTATCGGCATGTCAATCGCAGCCAACAAGGTTCCAGGCATTCGTTGTGCACTCGTGCATGATACGTTTTCTGCACGCGCTACCCGTGAGCATAACAACACGAATGTGTTGGCGATGGGTGAGCGGGTCATTGGACCGGGTCTTGCGCTTGATATCGTGAAAATTTGGTTGGAAACAGAGTTTCAAGGTGGTCGCCATGAGCGTCGTGTGGAAAAAATTTCCCAAATTGAAGCGAAGCATGCGGGAGTGAAGTAA
- a CDS encoding serine hydroxymethyltransferase: protein MLDFLRKQDPQVMEAIQLELGRQRDKIELIASENFVSRAVMEAMGTVLTNKYAEGYPGRRYYGGCEYVDIVENIARDRVKEIFGAEHANVQPHSGAQANMAVYFTILQPGDTVLGMNLSHGGHLTHGSAVNFSGTLYNFVDYGVDEDTHLINYEVVRAKALEHKPKLIVCGASAYPRTIDFAKFREIADEVGAYFMVDMAHIAGLVAAGLHPNPVPHAHFVTSTTHKTLRGPRGGLILCKEEFAKGIDKSVFPGVQGGPLMHVIAAKAVAFGENLQPEFKDYATRIVKNARAFAEALTAEGLTLVSGGTDNHLVLVDVSKIGLTGKVAEHLLDEVSITTNKNTIPYDTQSPFVTSGVRMGTPAVTSRGFDEEAMKEVAAIIALTLKNPEDAAKHEEARQRVAALCQRFPMYEGLNI from the coding sequence ATGCTAGATTTTTTGCGTAAACAAGACCCGCAAGTAATGGAAGCCATCCAATTGGAGCTCGGAAGACAACGCGACAAGATTGAGCTGATTGCTTCTGAAAACTTCGTAAGCCGCGCAGTTATGGAAGCAATGGGAACCGTTTTGACGAACAAATACGCAGAAGGTTACCCAGGCCGCCGCTATTATGGTGGTTGCGAGTATGTGGATATCGTGGAAAACATCGCGCGCGACCGCGTAAAAGAAATTTTCGGCGCTGAACATGCAAACGTACAACCACACTCCGGTGCTCAGGCGAACATGGCTGTATACTTCACGATTCTTCAGCCAGGCGACACTGTACTGGGAATGAACCTGTCCCACGGTGGTCACTTGACGCATGGTAGTGCAGTAAACTTCTCCGGTACTCTGTACAATTTCGTTGATTACGGTGTAGATGAAGATACTCACCTGATCAACTATGAAGTTGTTCGTGCAAAAGCATTGGAGCACAAGCCAAAACTGATCGTTTGTGGCGCGAGTGCTTATCCGCGTACGATTGATTTTGCCAAGTTCCGTGAGATCGCGGATGAAGTGGGCGCATACTTCATGGTGGACATGGCGCACATCGCTGGTCTGGTTGCGGCAGGTCTGCATCCAAACCCAGTACCGCACGCGCATTTCGTTACTTCTACGACGCACAAGACTCTGCGTGGACCACGTGGCGGTTTGATTTTGTGCAAAGAAGAATTCGCGAAAGGCATCGACAAATCCGTATTCCCGGGCGTTCAAGGTGGTCCGTTGATGCATGTGATCGCAGCAAAAGCGGTTGCCTTCGGCGAAAACCTGCAACCAGAGTTCAAGGATTACGCAACTCGCATCGTCAAGAATGCACGTGCATTTGCTGAGGCATTGACGGCAGAAGGACTGACGCTCGTTTCCGGCGGAACGGATAACCACCTCGTATTGGTTGATGTAAGCAAAATCGGCCTGACAGGTAAAGTCGCTGAGCATCTGTTGGACGAGGTAAGCATTACTACGAACAAGAATACCATCCCTTACGATACACAAAGCCCGTTTGTTACAAGCGGTGTCCGCATGGGTACGCCAGCAGTAACGAGCCGTGGTTTTGATGAGGAAGCAATGAAAGAAGTAGCAGCGATTATCGCTCTGACATTGAAAAACCCAGAGGATGCTGCGAAGCACGAGGAAGCACGCCAACGTGTGGCAGCTTTGTGCCAACGTTTCCCGATGTACGAAGGATTGAATATCTAA